The following nucleotide sequence is from Pedobacter sp. PACM 27299.
AATTCTCGCTTCCTGATTAATGGTGTTCAGCTAAAAGCAGAAGATCCCAAATCCTAAAACAAATTCTCTTAAAACCACCTACCTAAACTTAAAATAATCTTTACAAAATGATAACGTATACCGTTTTGGTATTCGGTATAAAAAGACTTAACTTAGTAACGTTATCAACGTGTAAAACAATGAGTAAAGAGGTTTTGGAAATTTCTGTTTTGGTTGATGAGAAGTTTGATATGAGCTTTAATCTGGTTGAAGGCATCTTTGGTTTTATCCTTCGTGTTTTTGATAAGTAAAAGATAACATTGAACTTTCTTATTGAATAGGCTTTAAGAGCCTCAGGGAAATCTCTATGTCTTAAAATTCCATTTTTTCTTCCTGACCATAACTGCTGCTCAATTTAGAACTGATCTACCTGATCATCATTGAAAAACATTTACAACGCAATGAAAAAAAACTTAAATTTGCGGCATAATGAGTAGAAATAGAAAATCCGGAACGGTAACCATTATCCCCAATTTAAGTATTATTGATATTGCCGAAGAAGGCAAGGGAGTAGGTAAAGCAGATGAGTTGGTGGTATTTGTGGATAAAGCCGTACCCGGCGATGTCGTTGATGTTCGTGTTGTAAAAAAGAAAAAGAATTTCGCTGAGGCCGTAATTGAGGCTATACATGTGAAATCTGAGTTGAGAACGGATGCATTTTGTCAGCATTTTGGTACTTGTGGCGGCTGCAAATGGCAGCACATGGACTATAGTGCTCAATTGACATTTAAACAGAAAAATGTAGAAGCCGCTTTGCAAAGGCTGGCTAAAATTGATATCTCCTCCATGGAGCCGATTTTAGGATCAGCAGAGAATAAATACTATAGAAATAAATTAGAATATACCTTTTCAAATAAACGCTGGCTAAATAAAGCAGATATGCCGGTGATTGCAGATGCTGAAGCTTCAGCTGATGAGCATGCTGTAGTTGAAGAGATCGCTTCCCCAGAAAAAGCGGAAATGGAAATGAATGCTTTAGGTTTCCACGTTCCTTTGCGTTTTGATAAAATATTAGACATTGAGCATTGCTATTTACAGGCAGAACCTTCCAACACTTTGAGAAATAAAGTGAGAAGTTATGCTTTGGAAAATGGAATCAGCTTCTATGATCTGCGTAACCATGAAGGTGCTTTAAGAAACCTGATCATCCGTACCTCTTCTACAGGTGAAGTAATGGTTGTGGTGGTGTTCGCATACGTGGAACAAGCACAGGTAGATGGTATGATGGAATACCTGAAAGTGAACTTCCCTGAAGTGACTTCTCTTTTATACATCATCAACCAGAAGAAAAATGATACTATTTTCGATCAGGAAGTAATTACTTACGCAGGAAGAGACCACATCTTTGAAGAAATGAATGGACTGAAATTCAAAATTGGTGCGAAATCATTCTATCAGACCAACTCTTTACAAGCTTTTGAATTGTATAAGATTACGAAAGAGTTTGCTGGTTTCAGCGGAGATGAACTGGTATACGATTTATATACTGGTGCTGGTACGATTGCCAACTTTGTAGCAGGTAGCGTGAAGCAGGTAATTGGTGTTGAATATGTGCCTACGGCAATTGAAGATGCTAAATTCAACTCGAATTTAAACGGAATCAACAATACCACCTTCTATGCAGGTGATATGAAAGATATTTTAACCACTGATTTTATTGCAGCGCATGGTAAACCTGATGTGGTGATCACAGATCCACCAAGAGCAGGTATGCATGCAGATGTTGTAGCCAGATTGCTAGAGATGGAAGCAGAGAAAATTGTGTATGTGAGCTGTAATGCAGCGACCCAGGCAAGAGATTTAGCCCTGTTAAAAGAGAAATATGAAGTAGTACGCATCAAACCTGTAGATATGTTCCCGCATACACAGCATGTTGAAAACGTAGTGCTGTTAAAATTTACCGGTCTGACTACTGTTGAAGTAGCAGAAGCTAATTAGATAAAAATGGATATTGAAGAGTTATTGCCTCTGCAGGACCCTGAAGAAGGTAAAAAAGAGGATAAAAAGAAAGTAAGTCCATTGGTGAGTTTAGAAAAAGACCTGGAATTGTATTCAGATTCGATCAAAGAGGTATCCATCGCGATTCTCAATGAAGGGATTTCTACGCATCCAATCTTTGTAGCACACCAGCATACAGTTTCCATAGGAGAGATGATCCTGGACAGAACGGAGTTAAATACCGACTGGACCATTCAGGCTTCGACCTTGGATGAGTTTGTGCAAAAAGGGATTATCAACCCTGAGAAGAAAGCACTATTCTTGAAAAGTTATAAAAAACCACAGGAATTTATGTGTGTATTTGTGATTGTTCCTGAAGGCGCAAACTTCATTTATTATCCTTATAAAAAATAAAAGACCATAAAAAATCCCTACCAGGTAATACCTGTGTAGGGATAAACTAAAAACTAATGGTCTAAATTATTTTACATGAATCACATCTCCGCTTTTTGAGTTAGAGGTCTTATTCAATGCTGCATTTCCTTTATAATGGATATCACTGCCGCCACTTGCACTCGCTTCTAATCCTTTGTTTACATATACATTCGCATCTGAACCACCACTGGAAGTTACTTTTGCGTAATCACTGATCAGCTGGTAAGCATGTACATCACTGCCGCCACTGCTCTCTATGATCATATTTTTCACTGTTCCTTTAAGTTTTGCATCTGAACCGCCGCTTATCGTCACTTCCAGATCATCCGCCTGGATGTCTAAAGAAAGGTCGGCCCCACCAGAAGCACGCAGACTTAATTTTGGTGTTTTAATGGTATTCTGACTATAAACATCACTGCCGCCGCTAGCGGTAATGGCTTTCAAGGTTTTATAGTTCACATAAACCTTAACGCTTTGTCCTTTAAACTTTCTTCCCCAGCCTTGATTATCCTTGTATTTGATGTTTAAGCCTGAGCCATTCTTTTCAACTATCACATTTTTTAAAATCTCTTCATGGCCAGTCACTTTAATGTTCTCAGAATTACTCTGGGTAAGATAAAGGTCTATTCCGCTGGAAACAGTAACTTCATTGTAATTCGTTAAAGGGATATTTTTGTCTTGCTGTGCTTTTGCTGGTATCGTTAAGATGGAAAAAGCTAAAAGTACAGGTAGTGCTGATTTAAATAGTAAGGTGCTTTTCATGGGATTTCTGATTTGGTTACATGGATTAGACACCATTCCTGCCTAAACGTTGCAGGATTTGGAATTTATTTTTTAAATATTTGAATATACCCCTTAAAATCGTTCTTTTTGTAGTATAAACTAGTAAATAACAAATGGCAGAATCTCAATTGCTTATTCTTGACAAGAAGCAGATACAACAAAAGATTAATAGGATTGCTTACCAGATACTGGAAGATAACCTGAATGAGAAGGAAATTGTATTGGCTGGAATATGGGATCGTGGGTATAAAGTTGCCCTTCGACTAAAGAAAGTATTGGCCAAGATTTCAGACTTGAAAATTACCATGTTGAAAATTGAGCTGGATCGCTTAAATAGCAAGCTAGTTGCCAATACGGATCTTGATGAGAGCCATTGGAAAAATAAAGTCATCATCCTAGTTGACGATGTACTGAATAGCGGAAAAACATTAGCTTATGGATTGGGTGTTTTCCTGAATACCCCGCATAAAAAGATCAGAACCGTAGTATTGGTAGATAGAAGCCATAAAATATTCCCTATTGCAACGGATTTTGTTGGCTTACAGATGGCTACTGTTTTAAAGGAACATGTAGATGTAGTGATTGATGTAGCAGGAGAAGAGGATCGCGTTTATTTAAGTTAATCTTGGATTTAAGGCATATTTTTCTCATTTTAGAGAGATGTACCCTTCCCGTAAAAGCAAGTTAATTTTTCAATTCTTTTCTTGGTATAGCGCTTATATCATAAAAAAGGATTTTTCAAGCTATACTTACGACCGGCTGGAGGTAAAGGAGGACGAGGCGATATTGCTCCTCGCCAATCATTTTAGCTGGTGGGATGGTTTCCTAATGTTTCAATTGAATAAGGTCGTTTTTAAGAAAGAATTCCATGTGCTGGTCAGCGAAGAAGATTATCAGCGGCGATGGTATTTAAAATATCTCGGTGCTTTTGCTTCCAAAGTGAAGGGGAAAGATGTGGTTAAAACACTGGCTTATGCCGGACAGCTATTAGATGATCCTCAAAACTTAGTCCTTTTATTTCCTCAGGGGAAGCTCTACACCAGTTATGTGAGCAATATCTCTTTTGAAAAAGGGGTGATGCAATTGATCAATGCTTCAAAGAAGAAATTTCAAGTGGTATTTTCTGCTACACTTACTGATTATTTTGACAAAAGAAAGCCAATGGCAAAAAGTTATCTCTGTACCTGGGTGGCGGAAGAGTATATCAGCTTGCAGCTGCTGAAAAGAGAATACAACAAACATTACAATGGGGCAATTCATAGACAAAGCAAAAAGTCTGCATGATCTTTTTTCTTTATATCGTACTCGTCTTTTTGGTCCTTCGTTTTTCAGTTACTCTGTTTAATTTTCTTTCTAACCCTAAAATGGGGAATTATGGCAGGTCTTTTACAGACAAAGTGCTGATCATCATAAAAGTTCATCAATCTGAAGAAGAAGCAGAGAAATTGATCGCCAGCCTATCCGCACAGGATTATAAAAATTATGAGATCTTAATTCAGCCGATTCATAGCCCCGATGTCGTTGTCGCAGAGAAAGCTGCTTACTTTCTATTTCTGGATGCAGACACTGTAATTCAAAGAGGATTTATTAACAGTCTGATTTATCGGACTACTGTGTTTAAACTCGCGATGCTGAGTGTGATTCCTACTCCCCGAATTTCTGGATTTATAGCCAACTGCATGTATCCCCTGACAGATTTTGTATTATTGAATTTATTTCCTTTAAGGTTAGTTCGCCTGTTGAAACATCCTTCGTTTTCTATGGCAAATGGTGCTTGTTTGTTCTTTGATGCGGAGATTTATCGCCAATACGAATGGGATGAGGCCCTTAAATCTTCCAATCAAGCTGCGCTCGAAATCATGAAAATGGTCAAACAGGAAAAGCTAAATGCGGACTTGCTGCTGGGAAATAAATTGATCTATCAGAAAGAAAGTAAGCCTGATGTAGCTGGTGTTTCAGGGCGCCTGATGCTTAATTTCAATCAGCAGCCGATCGTTGCCCTTTCCTATCTAATATTAGTAATCGGCGGCCCAATTGCCATGGCGCTTACTTTAGCCCCTGTATTTCTGCTGCTGCCCTATGGGCTGATCTTTTTATCAAGAATGATGATCGCTTATCTGACTGCGCAAAAACCTTTTCCATCCATCTTGTACCATCCATTACAAATGATCAGCTTAACCTGGCTGGTGGTTCATCAATGCTGGAAAAGCTTTCTTGCTGTATTTAAGTCTAAGAATTAGCATATCAGACGTCAGAAATAGCATATCAAACTCTTTTTATGTAATTTTGTGACTGTATGAGGTCACTTATTAAATAATTTATGGGATACGATTTAGCCGTCACAATAGATAAAGCATCAGGATTTTGTTTCGGAGTAGTATATGCAATCGATATGGCTGAAGATATTTTAGACCATGAAGATTATTTATATTGCCTCGGCGACATTGTGCATAACGATGAAGAGGTAAAGCGATTAACCGCTAAAGGACTTCGTATCATCGATCATGAGCAGCTGCAGACCTTGAAAAATGAAAAGGTTTTGATCAGAGCACATGGGGAAGCACCTTCTACTTATCAGCTGGCGATGGAAAATAACCTGATCCTCATTGATGCTTCTTGTCCGGTAGTGTTAAAATTGCAGAACAGGATTAAAAATTCGCATGACGACGATGAGCAGATTCTGATTTTCGGAAAACATGGTCATGCGGAAGTGATCGGTTTACAAGGACAAACAGATGGGAAAGCCATCGTATTTCAGGATCTCGCAGAATTGGATCATGTGGATTTACCTTCAAAATTCACTTTATATAGTCAGACGACCAAAAGCACGGATAAATTCTACCACATCAAAGATCAGCTGCTGAGCAGAGGATATGAAGTGAAAGCAAATGATACCATTTGTCGCCAGGTGTCTAATCGTTATGGGGATCTGGAGAAATTTGTGGTTGATTTTGATAAGATCATCTTTGTATCGGGCAAGAAATCTTCAAATGGAAAGGTCTTGTACGATGTCTGCAAAAAATACAATCCCAATGCCTACTTTATTTCAAATGTGGAAGAAATCGATCAGAGTTGGTTTGCTGCAAATGATAAGGTCGGGATTTGTGGGGCCACTTCTACGCCAATGTGGCTAATGGAACAGGTAAAATCAACTTTAGAATCTTATTAATACATTATTACATCATAAAAAAGTAATTATTGGTTTTCCCAGTAGAGATACCGGGTTATAATCATTTGATTAATTATTTTTGCTAAAATTATGGGAAAAAAGGGCATACTGCTAGTGAATTTAGGAACTCCGGATAGTCCGGAAGTAAGTGATGTACGAACATATCTTGATGAGTTCTTGATGGATGAGCGTGTGATTGATATCAACGCATTTCAGAGAACATTATTGGTGAAAGGAATTATTGTTCCTTTTCGCAGCCCTAAAACTTCTAAGTTATACAAGGAGATCTGGGATGAAAATGGATCGCCTTTGTTATATTACAGCAAAATCCAGGCAGCGATGCTTCAGGAGAAACTTGGCGAGGAATACCAGGTTGAATTGGCCATGCGTTATCAAAATCCTTCCATTGCTTCTGGTCTGGACAGGCTAAAAGCTGGATTGGTAGAAAGTATCCAAGTGATTCCATTATTCCCGCAATACGCCTCTGCAAGTACAGGGTCGGTGATCCAAAAGGTAATGGAACTGGTGAGCAAATGGCAAACGGTTCCGCCAATCAGCTTCATCAACTCTTTCCATGATAATGAATTGATGATAGATACTTTCGCTGAGAATGCGCAAAAGTATCAGCCGGAAAGTTATGATCAGATCTTATTTAGTTTCCATGGCCTGCCAGAAAGACAATTAAAAAAATGTGACCATACCGGCCAGCATTGCTTGAAAAAAGACGATTGCTGCAGTACCTTGACCAATGTGAACAAGTTTTGCTATTCTGCACAGTGTCATGATACCGCCAGATTAATCGCTAAAAGATTGAACATTCCTGCTGAAAAGTATTCTGTATGTTTCCAATCGAGATTAGGAAAAGAACCTTGGGTACAGCCTTATACCAGTGATGTTTTAAAAGAACTTGCGGAAAAAGGTAAAAAGAGACTTTTGGTATTCTGTCCGGCTTTTGTGGCAGATTGCTTAGAAACACTTTATGAGGTAAGCGTGGAATATCATGAAGAGTTCAGAGCTCTCGGCGGTGAAGAAGTTCAGTTGGTAGCCAGCTTAAATGACGACCCCAAATTTATTGATGCGCTAGTTGAAATGGTGAAACCATCATAAACATCATTTCATAACTGATAGTAAACAATAGTTTCTGATGATGAATTAGAAATTACGAGTAATATAATCCAGGATCTGACGGGTAGAACCGGTTTTATTCTGTACATACTTCTGGGCGATCTTTCCCGCAGCTGCATTCTTTTGGAATTGTAGAAAAGCGGCAGAAAGATCGCTTTCTGTTTCAATACTAATTGCTGCTCCAATTTCAATCAGGTCTTTTGCCTCTTGGAACTTAGCATATTTAGGACCAAAAATTACGGGAATTCCATAAGCAGCAGCTTCCAGTGTGTTGTGAATGCCTGCCCCGAATCCTCCACCGATATAGGCAATGTTACCATATTGATAAAGCGACGAAAGCATGCCGATGTTGTCTATAATTAGGGTTTTGGCAATTTTTTTACTTCCTTTTAATAGTTCGGAATGCGTAATTGCTGCGGGAATAAGTTTTCTCAGTGCTGCAATATGTGAATCGTCTGTTTCATGAGGTGCAATGACGAATTTCCAGTCTGGGTGCTGGGCAATAAGAACAGCGATCAACTGCTCATCTGCCGGCCAGCTGCTGCCCGCAATAAATACTGGATCTGATCCGCAGAAATCTGCGACTTCCTGAATGGTTTTTGGCGATTGTGCATTTTCGGCCACACGATCGAAACGGGTATCTCCACTTAAACTTACATTTTCCAAATGGATTCTTTTTAATAAGTCAACGCTCTCCTGGTTTTGAACGAAAAAATGGGTGACGAAACTTAGGATTTTCCGGTTAAAGGAGCCGTACCATTTGAAAAATATCTGATCTGGCCGGAAAATTCCGGAGATCACATATAAAGGGATGTTGTGCTGATGCAAGACTTTGAAATAATGATACCAATATTCATACTTGGTGAAGATGGCAATTTCAGGTTTAATCGCTGCAATGAACTTTTTGGCATTTGCCTCAGTATCTAAAGGCAGATAAAAAACACCAGCTGCCAAAGCATAGTTTTTTCTGATCTCATATCCCGAAGGAGAAAAGAAGGTAACGACGATATTTTTATTGGGATAAAGGGTTTTAATCTTTTCCAAAACAGGTCTTCCCTGCTCGAATTCGCCCAATGAAGCGAAATGAAACCATATATTGGTTTTAGAAGGATCCAGTGTTTTTTCTATTTGCTCAAAAAGTTGAGTTCTACCCTCGATAAACAGTTTGGCTTTTGTGTTGAATAAGGAAAATACGCGCAGCACTAATCCATAAAAAGAGATTCCTATATTATAAAGCCAAAGCATTTTGTGTGTTTATTTATTATCTTAGCCGAAGATACTTCATTAAAATTAAAACGTAATTAATATATGAAAATAGCTGTTATTGGAACAGGATATGTGGGTTTGGTAACTGGTACCTGCTTAGCAGAAACTGGAAACAAAGTAATTTGTGTAGATATAGATGCTGCTAAAGTTAAAAAGATGCAGGATGGTCAGGTACCCATCTATGAACCAGGCCTTGACGTGTTATTTCATAGAAATATTGCTCAGGGAAGGTTAACTTTTACGACAGATCTGGCTCATGGCATTCAGGATGCACAGATTATATTTATGGCTTTACCAACTCCTCCCGGAGGTGATGGCGCTGCCGATCTTTCCTATATCCTTGGTGCAGCAAAAGATATTTCCAAATTGGTTACAGAGTACAAAGTGATTGTCAACAAATCTACCGTTCCAGTAGGGACAGCAGATAAAGTGCGTGCGGTTTTTGAAGCCAACACGAGCATAGAAATTGATGTGGTTTCTAATCCTGAATTTCTTCGTGAAGGGGTAGCTGTAGAAGATTTCATGAAACCCGATCGCGTGGTGATCGGTACAAGAAGTGAAAGAGCACAGAAGTTAATGGCTGAATTGTACGGGCCTTATGTGAGACAGGGAAATCCGATCCTGTTTATGGATGAGCGTTCTTCTGAGCTGACAAAATATGCAGCCAATTCTTTCCTGGCTACGAAGATTACATTCATGAATGAAATCGCAAACCTTTGTGAGATTGTGGATGCTGATGTAGATGCGGTACGTAAAGGAATTGGTTCTGATGCCAGAATTGGCAAGCGTTTCCTTTTCCCTGGAATCGGTTACGGAGGAAGCTGCTTCCCTAAAGATGTTCAGGCTTTAGCTAAATCTGCCGATGAGCATCAATATGATTTCCAGATCCTGAAAGCGGTGATGGAGGTAAACGAGAAACAAAAGACAGTTTTGGTAGACAAGCTGTTGAAATATTATAAAGGTGACCTGAAAGGCAAGCATTTTGCTTTGTGGGGATTAGCATTTAAACCAGAAACTGATGATATCCGCGAAGCTCCAGCGTTGTATATTATCGATGAACTGCTGAAACATGGTGCGACTGTTGCTGCCTTTGATCCGGAAGGAATGGAGAATGTGAGACGTCTTCTAGGTGATAAAATCAGCTTCGTTGCCGATCAGTATGAAGCTTTGCAAAATGCAGATGCACTATTGATCGCTACTGAATGGTCTGTTTTTAGAAATCCTGATTTTGAGAAAATGGAAGAAAACCTGGGTAATAAAGTGATTTTTGATGGACGTAATTTATATGACCTGGAAAAAATGATCGATTTGGGTTATTATTATAATAGTATTGGCCGTAAATTAATAGATTAATGGGACGTAAAAGAGTATTGATTACCGGAGCAGCAGGCTTCCTGGGTTCACATTTATGTGATCGTTTTATTAAAGAAGATTATCATGTGATCGCAATGGATAACCTGATCACCGGAGACCTTGAGAATATTGCACATTTGTTCAAACTGGAAAATTTCGAATTTGCACACCATGACGTATCAAAATTCGTTTATGTAGCAGGGGATTTGGATTATATCTTACACTTCGCCTCACCGGCAAGTCCGATTGACTATCTAAAAATACCAATTCAAACGTTAAAAGTAGGTTCATTAGGTACACATAATTTATTGGGTCTGGCAAAAAGTAAAAATGCCAGGATGCTGATCGCTTCCACTTCTGAAGTATATGGAGATCCAAATGTAAATCCACAGCCGGAAGAATATTGGGGTAATGTAAATCCAGTTGGTCCTAGAGGGGTTTACGATGAGGCAAAACGTTTTCAGGAAGCAATGACTATGGCTTACCATACTTTCCATGGTTTAGAAACCAGAATTGTAAGAATATTCAATACTTATGGTCCAAGAATGCGTCTGAATGATGGCCGTGTTTTACCGGCTTTTATCGGACAGGCATTACGTGGAGAAGACCTGACCGTATTTGGTGATGGTTCTCAAACCCGTTCTTTCTGTTATGTGGATGATTTAGTGGAAGGTATTTACAGGTTATTGCTGAGTGATTATGCCATGCCAGTGAACATCGGTAACCCTGATGAGATCACCATCAAGCAATTCGGTGAGGAAATTATTAAGCTAACCGGTACCACACAGAAATTAGTGCTGCGTGATTTGCCCGTTGATGATCCTAAACAAAGACGTCCGGATATTACTAAAGCCAGAGAACTTTTAGGCTGGGAGCCTAAAGTGAGCAGGGCAGAGGGTTTGAAGATTACTTATGAATATTTCAAATCTTTGCCAGCAGAAGCATTGGTGAATAAAGAACATAAAGATTTTACAACTTATAACCGCTAATATATAATAATGTCGAAAATACTAGTAACTGGTGGTACCGGTTTTATTGGATCACATACTGTCGTTGAGCTTTACAATGCTGGATATGACGTAGTGATCGTTGACGATTTTTCTAACTCTAATCCGAAAATCCTTAAACAGATTGAAACCATTACCGGAAGAGTACCTGAATTCGTTGAATTGGATTTATGTGATGAAGTAAAAGTAAAAGCATTCGCTGCAGCAAATACGGACATCTCAGGAGTAATTCATTTTGCTGCATTTAAAGCAGTAGGTGAATCTGTTCAACAGCCTTTAAAGTACTATAGAAACAATTTTTATTCTTTGATTAATGTCATCAATGGCTTTAATAGTAAGGTAAATCTTGTGTTTTCTTCTTCTTGTACAGTCTATGGTCAGCCAGATGTACTGCCAGTAACGGAAGCTGCACCAGTTAAAAAAGCAGAGTCTCCTTATGGCAACACCAAACAGATCGCGGAAGAGATTTTGCAGGAAAGCTGTGCTGTAACGCCTGAATTAAATGTGATTGCTTTGCGTTACTTTAATCCGGTAGGGGCACATGATTCTGCATTAATCGGCGAATTGCCAATCGGGGTTCCACAAAATCTGGTTCCTTTTATTACGCAGTCTGCTATCGGAAAACGTGGACCGATTACTGTTTATGGAAATGATTACGATACCCCAGATGGCAGCGCAATCAGAGATTATATCCACGTAGTAGATTTAGCTAAAGCGCATGTGGCTGCAATCCAAAGATTGGAAAACAATCATGCGGAAACAAATTATGAAGTTTTCAATTTAGGAACAGGCACAGGTACTACTGTATTACAGGTGATTGAGGCTTTTGAAAAAGCAACAGGTCAAAAATTAAGCTATACCATTGGTGCAAGAAGAGAAGGTGATATTGAAAAAGTTTGGGGTGACGTGACTAAATCTGCTAAAGATTTAGGGTGGACAGCTGAACGTGATATCAATGAGATGATGTCTTCTGCATGGAACTGGGAGAAATATTTAAAAGATAACCCATTTTAGATGTTATTGAGCGAGCATAAAGACCTCAAGCTGGAAATTAAATCCCTTCCTGAAAAGGAAAAGGATAAGCTGTTGCTCCGGTTGATCGCGAAAGATAAGATCCTGACGGAACACTTGCATTTTTTATTAATGGAAGGGGAGCAGGATTTGGTAGACAGGCAGGAGCAGCTTAGCGGCCGTATTGATGAGGAAATCGAAGAGCTGATGTCCAATAGAAGAAGGAATGCCAAAGAAGCGTTACTTAAAATGAGGAAGCTAAACGGCAGTATTACCCACCATTTTAAAGTGACGAAAGACTTGAACTCTGAAATTGAATTGCGAATTCATCTTTTCAAAGGGATTCCCATTGATTTTAATGAAGGGGTATTTTCTGCACTGCATAAGTTCAATGAAAAGTTAATGATCTATTTTGCTAAGTCTGTGTTTTCAGTATATAATAAGTACCTCAAAATGCACGAGGAAACTCAATTTGACCTTAAACCAAGTTTTAATGAAGTTCTAGCAAAATTGTATCAGCATAAAACAGCTCCTGTTGCTGAAGAATTAGGTTTGCCTAAAGAAATTTAAGGTATACCGAGTATTTAAAATGAAATACCTATTGAAATGAAAAAGAAAATATTAATCACGGGTGGCGCTGGATTTATTGGTTCACATGTAGTACGCCGCTTTGTGAGCAACTATCCGGATTATGAAATCCTAAATCTTGACGTATTAACGTATGCAGGAAACCTGGCAAACTTAACAGATGTAGAAGATTTGCCAAATTATCGCTTTGTGAAAGCAGATATTACTGATGCTGTAGCCATGAACGATTTATTTGAACAGGAGAATTTTGATGCAGTCATCCATCTGGCCGCCGAATCTCATGTAGACAGGTCAATTGCTGATCCAACTGCATTTGTAATGACCAATGTAATTGGTACGGTTAACCTTTTGAATGCTGCCAGAGCACACTGGAAAGGTGATTATGATAAGAAACGTTTCTACCATGTGTCTACTGATGAAGTATATGGCGCATTGGGTGAAACCGGAATGTTTACAGAAACTACTGCTTATGATCCGCATAGTCCTTACTCTGCCTCAAAAGCATCTTCTGACCATTTTGTGAGGGCTTAC
It contains:
- the rlmD gene encoding 23S rRNA (uracil(1939)-C(5))-methyltransferase RlmD — encoded protein: MSRNRKSGTVTIIPNLSIIDIAEEGKGVGKADELVVFVDKAVPGDVVDVRVVKKKKNFAEAVIEAIHVKSELRTDAFCQHFGTCGGCKWQHMDYSAQLTFKQKNVEAALQRLAKIDISSMEPILGSAENKYYRNKLEYTFSNKRWLNKADMPVIADAEASADEHAVVEEIASPEKAEMEMNALGFHVPLRFDKILDIEHCYLQAEPSNTLRNKVRSYALENGISFYDLRNHEGALRNLIIRTSSTGEVMVVVVFAYVEQAQVDGMMEYLKVNFPEVTSLLYIINQKKNDTIFDQEVITYAGRDHIFEEMNGLKFKIGAKSFYQTNSLQAFELYKITKEFAGFSGDELVYDLYTGAGTIANFVAGSVKQVIGVEYVPTAIEDAKFNSNLNGINNTTFYAGDMKDILTTDFIAAHGKPDVVITDPPRAGMHADVVARLLEMEAEKIVYVSCNAATQARDLALLKEKYEVVRIKPVDMFPHTQHVENVVLLKFTGLTTVEVAEAN
- a CDS encoding head GIN domain-containing protein, translating into MKSTLLFKSALPVLLAFSILTIPAKAQQDKNIPLTNYNEVTVSSGIDLYLTQSNSENIKVTGHEEILKNVIVEKNGSGLNIKYKDNQGWGRKFKGQSVKVYVNYKTLKAITASGGSDVYSQNTIKTPKLSLRASGGADLSLDIQADDLEVTISGGSDAKLKGTVKNMIIESSGGSDVHAYQLISDYAKVTSSGGSDANVYVNKGLEASASGGSDIHYKGNAALNKTSNSKSGDVIHVK
- a CDS encoding phosphoribosyltransferase family protein, which codes for MAESQLLILDKKQIQQKINRIAYQILEDNLNEKEIVLAGIWDRGYKVALRLKKVLAKISDLKITMLKIELDRLNSKLVANTDLDESHWKNKVIILVDDVLNSGKTLAYGLGVFLNTPHKKIRTVVLVDRSHKIFPIATDFVGLQMATVLKEHVDVVIDVAGEEDRVYLS
- a CDS encoding 1-acyl-sn-glycerol-3-phosphate acyltransferase, with translation MYPSRKSKLIFQFFSWYSAYIIKKDFSSYTYDRLEVKEDEAILLLANHFSWWDGFLMFQLNKVVFKKEFHVLVSEEDYQRRWYLKYLGAFASKVKGKDVVKTLAYAGQLLDDPQNLVLLFPQGKLYTSYVSNISFEKGVMQLINASKKKFQVVFSATLTDYFDKRKPMAKSYLCTWVAEEYISLQLLKREYNKHYNGAIHRQSKKSA
- a CDS encoding glycosyltransferase family 2 protein, coding for MIFFLYIVLVFLVLRFSVTLFNFLSNPKMGNYGRSFTDKVLIIIKVHQSEEEAEKLIASLSAQDYKNYEILIQPIHSPDVVVAEKAAYFLFLDADTVIQRGFINSLIYRTTVFKLAMLSVIPTPRISGFIANCMYPLTDFVLLNLFPLRLVRLLKHPSFSMANGACLFFDAEIYRQYEWDEALKSSNQAALEIMKMVKQEKLNADLLLGNKLIYQKESKPDVAGVSGRLMLNFNQQPIVALSYLILVIGGPIAMALTLAPVFLLLPYGLIFLSRMMIAYLTAQKPFPSILYHPLQMISLTWLVVHQCWKSFLAVFKSKN
- a CDS encoding 4-hydroxy-3-methylbut-2-enyl diphosphate reductase, whose translation is MGYDLAVTIDKASGFCFGVVYAIDMAEDILDHEDYLYCLGDIVHNDEEVKRLTAKGLRIIDHEQLQTLKNEKVLIRAHGEAPSTYQLAMENNLILIDASCPVVLKLQNRIKNSHDDDEQILIFGKHGHAEVIGLQGQTDGKAIVFQDLAELDHVDLPSKFTLYSQTTKSTDKFYHIKDQLLSRGYEVKANDTICRQVSNRYGDLEKFVVDFDKIIFVSGKKSSNGKVLYDVCKKYNPNAYFISNVEEIDQSWFAANDKVGICGATSTPMWLMEQVKSTLESY
- the hemH gene encoding ferrochelatase; this translates as MGKKGILLVNLGTPDSPEVSDVRTYLDEFLMDERVIDINAFQRTLLVKGIIVPFRSPKTSKLYKEIWDENGSPLLYYSKIQAAMLQEKLGEEYQVELAMRYQNPSIASGLDRLKAGLVESIQVIPLFPQYASASTGSVIQKVMELVSKWQTVPPISFINSFHDNELMIDTFAENAQKYQPESYDQILFSFHGLPERQLKKCDHTGQHCLKKDDCCSTLTNVNKFCYSAQCHDTARLIAKRLNIPAEKYSVCFQSRLGKEPWVQPYTSDVLKELAEKGKKRLLVFCPAFVADCLETLYEVSVEYHEEFRALGGEEVQLVASLNDDPKFIDALVEMVKPS